The following are encoded together in the Nyctibius grandis isolate bNycGra1 chromosome 5, bNycGra1.pri, whole genome shotgun sequence genome:
- the RXYLT1 gene encoding ribitol-5-phosphate xylosyltransferase 1 isoform X2 → MLHDPRSYPCNFLGTVYKNSSRETLMEILKQDGLDKLCWIAAREQWQPQETNESFKNYQDALLQSDLTLCPMGINTECYRIYEACSYGSLPVIEDVMTPGDCGNSSMYHSAPLQLLKTMGAPFIFIKNWKELPAVLEKEKKMSLQEKIQRRKKLIEWYQNFKAWMRQKFINTLENSFLPSDKG, encoded by the exons ATGCTACATGATCCAAGATCCTATCCATGTAATTTCTTAGGAACAGTTTATAAGAACTCTTCTAGGGAAACCCTAATGGAAATTCTGAAGCAGGATGGGCTTGATAAACTTTGCTGGATTGCAGCCAGAGAACA GTGGCAGCCtcaagaaacaaatgaaagttTCAAAAACTATCAAGATGCCTTGCTACAGAGTGATTTGACATTGTGCCCAATGGGAATAAATACAGAATGCTATAGAATTTATGAAGCTTGTTCATATGGATCTCTGCCTGTTATAGAAGATGTAATGACACCGGGTGATTGCGGAAATTCATCAATGTACCACAGTGCTCCGTTACAATTACTAAAAACCATGGGGGCTCCATTtatctttattaaaaactggaaagaacTTCCTGCTGttctagagaaagaaaaaaaaatgagcttacAAGAAAAgattcagaggagaaaaaagcttATAGAATGGTATCAAAACTTCAAAGCATGGATGAGACAGAAATTCATTAATACTttggaaaattcatttttgcCCAGTGATAAAGGATAA